From Bradyrhizobium sp. sBnM-33:
TGGCCGAGACCGGCGCGGACGCTGTCGAAGAGATCCGGATCCGCAGTTGCCGAGCAGCTCAACTCGTTTCCGTCACCCGTCACTACGTCCAGCGCGATGACGTTGTCGGTTTGCATGCCATGCCGGGATGACGTCGCTCCGATGCCGCCCACCGCGATCGTTCCTCCGACCGAGAGGCTGAGATAGTTGGTCAGTACCGGCGGCGTGAGTCCTTGCGCCAAGGTCGCGTCGAGCAGATCGCGCCACACTGCCCCGGCGTCGACCACGACGTGATCGTGCTTGATATCGCGGATCGCGTTTATCGCGCTCGTGTCGACCACGATGCCGTCCTCGACTAGGGAGCGGCCATAGATCGAATGGCCCTGCCCGCGCGCCGCTACTTTGACATCAGCGCCTCTGGCCCAGCGCATCAGGCGCGCGATGTCGGTGCTCGATGCGGGCCTGAGCACGCCGCGCGGTTGCTTCTGAATGAGGCGGCCAAAATCATGGGCTGCGGCGGCGCGAACTTCCGGCTCAAGGCGTACATCGGCAGGCAGAGGCGGACCGTCTGACGACACCGGCTGCGCCGATGCCGTCAACCCGCTGGTGCGCGAAGCGAGCGCGGCGGTGACGCCGAGGCCCGCGCCCAGGAACATACGTCTGTCCGATGGCATGAAGCCCTCCTTGTCCAGAGGAGGTGATGCTCGCCCGCAAAGCTGCGGCCTCATCCGGCATGAGACAATAACTGCCACGCCGGATGGACATTCCCGCAAACCGGGAGGATCCCGGCAGCGGTAGCCCTTCGTGCTGCGTCGGCCTGAAGGCTGACAATCCATGGAACCGCCGCCGCGATCTCTTGCGTTCCCCGGACGCAGCGCAGCGCGCAAGCGGTGCGCTGCAGAGCCGGGGTCCACGCGGTGGCATAGGTCCCCGGCTCTGCGTCG
This genomic window contains:
- a CDS encoding FAD-binding protein — protein: MPSDRRMFLGAGLGVTAALASRTSGLTASAQPVSSDGPPLPADVRLEPEVRAAAAHDFGRLIQKQPRGVLRPASSTDIARLMRWARGADVKVAARGQGHSIYGRSLVEDGIVVDTSAINAIRDIKHDHVVVDAGAVWRDLLDATLAQGLTPPVLTNYLSLSVGGTIAVGGIGATSSRHGMQTDNVIALDVVTGDGNELSCSATADPDLFDSVRAGLGQCGIVTRATLRLVRAPERIRRFQLFYRDLPSLTADQRRVLTEGRFDQLQGDHSSRWQRRLAVPARRRNIL